From Desulfobaccales bacterium, the proteins below share one genomic window:
- the cas4 gene encoding CRISPR-associated protein Cas4, which produces MEEEKPRDWLDHELIPLSALEHFSYCPRQAALIHLEAVWEENVFTLRGRYVHEAADLPGEELQDGVRVERALPLYSRRLGLVGKADIVEFHGEIPYPVDYKHGPRRRREHDDLQLCGQAVCLEEMTGVPVPKGAIYHASSRRRREVEFDVPLRRRLEEAVAELRRLLGQTRLPPAVADERCRHCSLAAACLPEVTRPSPRLTRYLTRLWQPSEEP; this is translated from the coding sequence ATGGAAGAGGAGAAACCAAGAGACTGGCTCGATCACGAGCTCATCCCCCTCTCCGCCCTGGAGCACTTCAGCTACTGCCCCCGGCAGGCGGCCCTCATCCATCTGGAGGCCGTCTGGGAGGAGAACGTCTTCACCCTGCGGGGCCGCTATGTCCATGAGGCCGCCGACCTGCCGGGGGAGGAACTCCAGGACGGGGTGCGGGTGGAGCGGGCCCTCCCCTTGTACTCCCGCCGCCTGGGGCTGGTGGGCAAGGCGGACATCGTGGAGTTTCACGGCGAGATCCCCTACCCCGTGGACTACAAACACGGGCCTAGGCGGCGCCGGGAGCACGACGACCTGCAGCTCTGCGGCCAGGCGGTGTGCCTGGAGGAGATGACCGGGGTGCCGGTGCCCAAGGGCGCCATCTACCATGCCTCTTCCAGGCGGCGCCGGGAGGTGGAGTTCGACGTCCCGTTGCGCCGCCGTCTGGAGGAGGCGGTGGCGGAGCTGCGCCGGCTCCTGGGGCAGACACGGCTGCCGCCGGCGGTGGCCGATGAGCGCTGTCGGCACTGCTCCCTCGCCGCCGCCTGCCTTCCCGAGGTCACCCGGCCCTCCCCGCGCCTCACCCGGTATCTGACGCGGCTGTGGCAGCCATCGGAGGAGCCATGA
- the cas7c gene encoding type I-C CRISPR-associated protein Cas7/Csd2, protein MTTLYTDPSKRHEFVYLFDVVNGNPNGDPDAGNLPRLDPETMHGLVTDVCLKRKIRDYVALVHNQPIFIQSQTALNRLIVEGYKKADIQLTQIPLEDEEIISWLTRTELDGFTLDLQDEKYALIYDGSMGTSPKDIQNVFLESLNDEDKALSDKLKKLAGQLAKSARKPTREERQKVQEKMLSKFYDIRLFGAVLSTGLNAGQVRGPVQLTFARSLSPIVALDLSITRVAITREADRAKGKETEMGRKPLVPYGLYRAHGFFNPHLAEKTGVTADDLALLWEALQNLFEFDRSAARGEMACRGLYIFTHDNNLGKAPAHKLFDLIRISELNSVPRKFADYRVEAPDPGDLKVFGFSGVTLTVL, encoded by the coding sequence ATGACCACCCTGTATACCGATCCCAGCAAGCGCCATGAGTTTGTCTACCTTTTCGATGTCGTCAACGGCAACCCCAACGGCGACCCGGATGCCGGCAATCTCCCCCGCCTGGATCCGGAGACCATGCACGGCCTGGTCACCGACGTCTGCCTAAAGCGCAAGATCCGGGATTACGTCGCCCTGGTGCATAACCAACCCATTTTTATTCAGAGTCAGACGGCGTTGAATCGCCTCATCGTCGAGGGATACAAAAAAGCTGACATTCAGCTGACTCAAATCCCTCTAGAGGATGAAGAGATCATCTCCTGGCTGACCCGTACGGAACTGGACGGCTTTACTTTAGATCTCCAGGATGAGAAGTATGCCCTGATTTATGATGGGAGCATGGGGACTTCACCCAAAGATATCCAGAATGTTTTTCTGGAAAGCCTGAATGACGAGGACAAGGCCTTAAGCGATAAGCTAAAAAAGCTGGCCGGCCAATTGGCCAAATCGGCTCGCAAACCCACCCGGGAAGAACGTCAAAAGGTTCAGGAAAAAATGCTGAGCAAATTCTACGACATCCGTCTTTTCGGGGCGGTCCTCTCCACCGGCCTGAACGCCGGCCAGGTGCGGGGACCGGTCCAGCTCACCTTTGCCCGCTCCCTCTCCCCCATCGTCGCCCTGGACCTCTCCATTACCCGGGTGGCCATCACCCGGGAGGCCGACCGGGCCAAAGGGAAGGAGACGGAAATGGGCCGCAAGCCCCTGGTGCCCTATGGCCTCTACCGGGCCCACGGCTTCTTCAACCCCCATTTGGCGGAAAAGACCGGGGTGACCGCCGACGACCTGGCCCTCCTCTGGGAGGCCCTGCAGAACCTGTTTGAATTCGACCGCTCCGCCGCCCGGGGGGAGATGGCCTGCCGGGGGCTGTATATCTTCACCCATGACAATAATCTGGGGAAAGCCCCGGCCCACAAACTTTTCGACTTGATTCGCATTTCGGAACTGAACTCTGTGCCCCGAAAGTTTGCTGACTATCGGGTCGAAGCCCCCGATCCCGGGGATTTGAAAGTCTTTGGCTTCTCTGGTGTCACCCTTACAGTCCTTTAG